The Rhododendron vialii isolate Sample 1 chromosome 5a, ASM3025357v1 genome contains a region encoding:
- the LOC131326964 gene encoding protein OXIDATIVE STRESS 3-like isoform X1, giving the protein MHSPLQFQQAGSSSSLFLLPGFVNTAMGTGADQEICQEKALEKHNDSMALAKQWVIMEGDSTELCDSDSIDQSSFEGSNDSGASSSSSDMMEDATSSTSSSSSSTSCDGPLYELSELMAQLPIKRGLSKFYQGKSQTFASLESVKSLEDLAKRGKPKRRRMMESSKSYGGGLDKQIIYSPKAAILKKSSRVSLVSSIGRKGTLYLSSFGTSIPVQKSF; this is encoded by the exons ATGCATTCTCCCCTCCAATTCCAGCAGgctggttcttcttcttccttgttcttgttGCCTGGATTTGTAAACACTGCAATGGGTACTGGTGCAGATCAGGAAATTTGTCAAGAAAAAGCCTTGGAGAAACACAATGACAGCATGGCCCTTGCAAAACAATGGGTGATTATGGAAGGTGACAGTACTGAGTTATGTGATTCTGATTCCATTGATCAGTCTTCTTTTGAAGGTTCAAATGATTCTGGtgcatcatcttcttcatcagATATGATGGAGGATGCAACCTCTTCAacatcatcttcatcttcatccacTTCTTGTGATGGTCCTTTGTATGAATTATCTGAGCTCATGGCCCAACTCCCCATCAA GAGGGGTCTTTCCAAGTTTTATCAAGGAAAGTCTCAGACTTTTGCATCTTTGGAAAGTGTGAAGAGCCTTGAAGATCTTGCAAAGAGAGGGAAACCAAAAAGGAGGAGAATGATGGAGTCAAGTAAAAGCTACGGAGGTGGGTTAGACAAACAGATCATATACAGTCCTAAGGCTGCTATACTAAAGAAGAGCTCAAGGGTATCTCTTGTATCTTCAATAGGAAGGAAAGGTACCTTGTACTTGAGTAGTTTTGGGACTTCCATTCCTGTACAGAAGAGCTTCTAA
- the LOC131326964 gene encoding protein OXIDATIVE STRESS 3-like isoform X2 gives MHSPLQFQQAGSSSSLFLLPGFVNTAMGTGADQEICQEKALEKHNDSMALAKQWVIMEDMMEDATSSTSSSSSSTSCDGPLYELSELMAQLPIKRGLSKFYQGKSQTFASLESVKSLEDLAKRGKPKRRRMMESSKSYGGGLDKQIIYSPKAAILKKSSRVSLVSSIGRKGTLYLSSFGTSIPVQKSF, from the exons ATGCATTCTCCCCTCCAATTCCAGCAGgctggttcttcttcttccttgttcttgttGCCTGGATTTGTAAACACTGCAATGGGTACTGGTGCAGATCAGGAAATTTGTCAAGAAAAAGCCTTGGAGAAACACAATGACAGCATGGCCCTTGCAAAACAATGGGTGATTATGGAAG ATATGATGGAGGATGCAACCTCTTCAacatcatcttcatcttcatccacTTCTTGTGATGGTCCTTTGTATGAATTATCTGAGCTCATGGCCCAACTCCCCATCAA GAGGGGTCTTTCCAAGTTTTATCAAGGAAAGTCTCAGACTTTTGCATCTTTGGAAAGTGTGAAGAGCCTTGAAGATCTTGCAAAGAGAGGGAAACCAAAAAGGAGGAGAATGATGGAGTCAAGTAAAAGCTACGGAGGTGGGTTAGACAAACAGATCATATACAGTCCTAAGGCTGCTATACTAAAGAAGAGCTCAAGGGTATCTCTTGTATCTTCAATAGGAAGGAAAGGTACCTTGTACTTGAGTAGTTTTGGGACTTCCATTCCTGTACAGAAGAGCTTCTAA
- the LOC131325205 gene encoding arginine--tRNA ligase, cytoplasmic isoform X1: protein MPWYLRNGSLTRLCATARIKYSINVQLMTKGALSLLLPPLSPPQFLSLSSRRLPLLHPPPPLPATYILKAASRRLFSATRVQTVSTMAADEEVVGTVKDQLAKLFEESLRVTVPDQTDTDPLIAACNPRFGDYQCNNAMSLWTKIKGTGSAFTGPQPVGQAIMTNLPQSEMIESCSIAGPGFVNVKLSRQWIAKSIQKMLIKGIETWSPKLRVKRAVVDFSSPNIAKEMHVGHLRSTIIGDTLARMLEFSNVEVLRRNHVGDWGTQFGMLIEFLFEKFPNMEVVSDQAIGDLEAFYKASKQRFDSDPGFKERAQQAVVSLQGGQEKYRKAWSQICEISRKGYEKVYQRLGIVLEEKGESFYNPYIPGVLEELAKQGLIEESEGARVIFIEGKKYPFIVVKSDGGFNYASTDLTALWYRLNEEKAEWMIYVTDVGQREHFEMLFTAAKRAGWLPPGDNSYPKANHVGFGLVLGEDGKRFRTRSTEVVKLVDLLDEAKSRCKAALVERGKAEEWTEEELEQTAEAVGYGAVKYADLKNNRLTNYTFNFDQMLNDQGNTAVYLLYAHARICSIIRKSGKDVEELKKTGALVLEHPNERALGLHLLQFAEIVEEACTNLLPNVLCEYLYNLSGHFTTFYTNCQVVGSEQETSRLLLCEATAEVMRKCFYLLGIRPVYKI from the exons atgCCGTGGTAtctcagaaatggaagtttaaCGCGGTTGTGTGCGACAGCACGAATAAAGTACTCCATTAACGTTCAACTGATGACTAAAGGCGCCTTGTCTCTtctcctcccccctctctctcctcctcaatttctctctctaagttcCCGTCGCCTCCCTCTCTTACATCCCCCGCCACCTCTCCCTGCAACCT ACATTTTGAAAGCAGCATCTAGAAGGTTATTCTCAGCTACAAGAGTTCAGACAGTGTCAACCATGGCAGCT GATGAAGAAGTTGTTGGGACTGTTAAGGATCAATTAGCAAAACTATTTGAAGAATCCCTTAGAGTAACGGTCCCTGACCAGACGGACACAGATCCTCTGATTGCTGCTTGCAACCCGAGATTTGGCGATTATCAATG CAATAACGCCATGAGCTTGTGGACGAAAATCAAAGGCACGGGTTCTGCATTCACAGGTCCCCAACCTGTTGGTCAG gCCATTATGACAAATCTACCGCAGTCAGAAATGATAGAGTCATGTTCTATAGCTGGTCCTGGTTTTGTGAATGTCAAACTATCAAGGCAATGGATAGCAAAG AGCATCCAAAAAATGTTGATAAAGGGTATTGAAACATGGTCGCCTAAGCTTCGAGTCAAAAGGGCAGTAGTTGACTTTTCCTCACCCAACATTGCCAAGGAGATGCACGTCGGGCACTTAAGATCTACTATTATTGGTGACACGCTAGCCCGTATGTTAGAGTTTTCAAATGTTGAGGTTCTTAGGCGAAATCATGTCGGTGACTGGGGTACACAA TTTGGTATGCtaattgaatttctttttgagaaatttccAAACATGGAAGTAGTCAGCGATCAAGCTATTGGAGATCTTGAG GCATTCTATAAGGCATCAAAACAAAGATTTGACAGTGATCCTGGATTCAAGGAGAGGGCACAACAGGCTGTCGTCAGTCTCCAG GGTGGGCAAGAGAAGTATCGGAAGGCATGGTCACAAATCTGTGAAATCAGTCGAAAGGGATATGAGAAAGTTTATCAACGCCTAGGAATTGTGTTAGAAGAGAAG GGAGAAAGCTTTTACAACCCCTATATACCTGGAGTTTTGGAGGAGTTAGCTAAGCAAGGGTTAATTGAAGAAAGCGAAGGTGCACGTGTGATCTTTATTGAGGGAAAGAAGTATCCTTTTATTGTTGTGAAGAGCGATGGTGGTTTCAACTATGCTTCGACTGACCTTACAGCTCTTTG GTATCGTCTTAACGAAGAAAAAGCTGAGTGGATGATATATGTTACTGATGTGGGCCAGCGAGAGCACTTTGAAATGTTGTTCACT GCTGCAAAACGAGCGGGTTGGCTTCCACCTGGTGATAATAGCTATCCTAAAGCTAACCATGTAGGCTTTGGTCTTGTTCTTGGAGAAGATGGGAAGCGGTTTAGGACTCGCAGTACTGAAGTGGTTAAGTTAGTTGATTTACTTGATGAAGCTAAGAGTCGCTGCAAAGCAGCTCTTGTCGAACGAG GTAAAGCTGAAGAGTGGACAGAGGAGGAACTTGAGCAAACTGCTGAGGCCGTTGGTTATGGGGCTGTTAA GTATGCTGACCTAAAGAACAACAGATTGACCAATTACACTTTTAATTTTGATCAGATGCTTAATGACCAG GGAAATACTGCTGTCTATTTGCTGTACGCACATGCTAGAATCTGTTCTATCATCAGGAAATCTGGTAAAGACgtagaggaattgaaaaag ACTGGCGCACTAGTTTTGGAACATCCGAATGAGCGTGCATTAGGGCTTCATTTGCTCCAATTTGCTGAG ATTGTGGAGGAAGCTTGCACCAATCTGTTACCAAATGTGTTGTGTGAATACTTGTACAACTTATCTGGACACTTCACAACATTTTATACAAATTGTCAG GTTGTGGGGTCAGAGCAGGAGACAAGCAGACTCTTGTTGTGTGAAGCGACTGCAGAGGTTATGCGGAAATGCTTCTATTTACTTGGTATTCGGCCAGTCTACAAGATATGA
- the LOC131325205 gene encoding arginine--tRNA ligase, chloroplastic/mitochondrial isoform X2, whose translation MAADEEVVGTVKDQLAKLFEESLRVTVPDQTDTDPLIAACNPRFGDYQCNNAMSLWTKIKGTGSAFTGPQPVGQAIMTNLPQSEMIESCSIAGPGFVNVKLSRQWIAKSIQKMLIKGIETWSPKLRVKRAVVDFSSPNIAKEMHVGHLRSTIIGDTLARMLEFSNVEVLRRNHVGDWGTQFGMLIEFLFEKFPNMEVVSDQAIGDLEAFYKASKQRFDSDPGFKERAQQAVVSLQGGQEKYRKAWSQICEISRKGYEKVYQRLGIVLEEKGESFYNPYIPGVLEELAKQGLIEESEGARVIFIEGKKYPFIVVKSDGGFNYASTDLTALWYRLNEEKAEWMIYVTDVGQREHFEMLFTAAKRAGWLPPGDNSYPKANHVGFGLVLGEDGKRFRTRSTEVVKLVDLLDEAKSRCKAALVERGKAEEWTEEELEQTAEAVGYGAVKYADLKNNRLTNYTFNFDQMLNDQGNTAVYLLYAHARICSIIRKSGKDVEELKKTGALVLEHPNERALGLHLLQFAEIVEEACTNLLPNVLCEYLYNLSGHFTTFYTNCQVVGSEQETSRLLLCEATAEVMRKCFYLLGIRPVYKI comes from the exons ATGGCAGCT GATGAAGAAGTTGTTGGGACTGTTAAGGATCAATTAGCAAAACTATTTGAAGAATCCCTTAGAGTAACGGTCCCTGACCAGACGGACACAGATCCTCTGATTGCTGCTTGCAACCCGAGATTTGGCGATTATCAATG CAATAACGCCATGAGCTTGTGGACGAAAATCAAAGGCACGGGTTCTGCATTCACAGGTCCCCAACCTGTTGGTCAG gCCATTATGACAAATCTACCGCAGTCAGAAATGATAGAGTCATGTTCTATAGCTGGTCCTGGTTTTGTGAATGTCAAACTATCAAGGCAATGGATAGCAAAG AGCATCCAAAAAATGTTGATAAAGGGTATTGAAACATGGTCGCCTAAGCTTCGAGTCAAAAGGGCAGTAGTTGACTTTTCCTCACCCAACATTGCCAAGGAGATGCACGTCGGGCACTTAAGATCTACTATTATTGGTGACACGCTAGCCCGTATGTTAGAGTTTTCAAATGTTGAGGTTCTTAGGCGAAATCATGTCGGTGACTGGGGTACACAA TTTGGTATGCtaattgaatttctttttgagaaatttccAAACATGGAAGTAGTCAGCGATCAAGCTATTGGAGATCTTGAG GCATTCTATAAGGCATCAAAACAAAGATTTGACAGTGATCCTGGATTCAAGGAGAGGGCACAACAGGCTGTCGTCAGTCTCCAG GGTGGGCAAGAGAAGTATCGGAAGGCATGGTCACAAATCTGTGAAATCAGTCGAAAGGGATATGAGAAAGTTTATCAACGCCTAGGAATTGTGTTAGAAGAGAAG GGAGAAAGCTTTTACAACCCCTATATACCTGGAGTTTTGGAGGAGTTAGCTAAGCAAGGGTTAATTGAAGAAAGCGAAGGTGCACGTGTGATCTTTATTGAGGGAAAGAAGTATCCTTTTATTGTTGTGAAGAGCGATGGTGGTTTCAACTATGCTTCGACTGACCTTACAGCTCTTTG GTATCGTCTTAACGAAGAAAAAGCTGAGTGGATGATATATGTTACTGATGTGGGCCAGCGAGAGCACTTTGAAATGTTGTTCACT GCTGCAAAACGAGCGGGTTGGCTTCCACCTGGTGATAATAGCTATCCTAAAGCTAACCATGTAGGCTTTGGTCTTGTTCTTGGAGAAGATGGGAAGCGGTTTAGGACTCGCAGTACTGAAGTGGTTAAGTTAGTTGATTTACTTGATGAAGCTAAGAGTCGCTGCAAAGCAGCTCTTGTCGAACGAG GTAAAGCTGAAGAGTGGACAGAGGAGGAACTTGAGCAAACTGCTGAGGCCGTTGGTTATGGGGCTGTTAA GTATGCTGACCTAAAGAACAACAGATTGACCAATTACACTTTTAATTTTGATCAGATGCTTAATGACCAG GGAAATACTGCTGTCTATTTGCTGTACGCACATGCTAGAATCTGTTCTATCATCAGGAAATCTGGTAAAGACgtagaggaattgaaaaag ACTGGCGCACTAGTTTTGGAACATCCGAATGAGCGTGCATTAGGGCTTCATTTGCTCCAATTTGCTGAG ATTGTGGAGGAAGCTTGCACCAATCTGTTACCAAATGTGTTGTGTGAATACTTGTACAACTTATCTGGACACTTCACAACATTTTATACAAATTGTCAG GTTGTGGGGTCAGAGCAGGAGACAAGCAGACTCTTGTTGTGTGAAGCGACTGCAGAGGTTATGCGGAAATGCTTCTATTTACTTGGTATTCGGCCAGTCTACAAGATATGA
- the LOC131327031 gene encoding mitogen-activated protein kinase kinase 6 has product MKTKTPLKQLKLSVPKQETTINSFLTASGTFHDGDLLLNRKGLRLISEENESLPSESKELDLQFSLEDLETMKVIGKGSGGLVQLVRHKWVGTLFALKVIQMTIQEEIRKQIVQELKINQGSQCPNVVVCYHSFYHNGVISLVLEYMDRGSLTDIIRQVKTILEPYLAVVCKQVLQGLVYLHNERHVIHRDIKPSNLLVNHKGEVKITDFGVSAMLANSMGQRDTFVGTYNYMAPERISGSTYDYKSDIWSLGMVIMECAIGRFPYIQTEEHQAWPSFYELLEAIVGSPPPSAPPDQFSPEFCSFVSSCIQKDPQDRLPALDLLNHPFIKKFEDKDIDLGILVGSLEPPVNFPR; this is encoded by the exons ATGAAGACCAAGACGCCATTGAAGCAGCTCAAGCTATCAGTCCCTAAGCAAGAAACCACCATCAACAGCTTCTT GACTGCGAGTGGGACCTTTCACGATGGGGATTTGCTCTTGAACCGAAAGGGTTTGCGGCTGATATCCGAGGAGAACGAATCCCTT CCTTCGGAAAGCAAGGAGCTTGATCTCCAATTCTCGCTGGAAGACCTCGAGACCATGAAAGTCATTGGGAAGGGTAGTGGTGGACTGGTTCAACTTGTCCGTCATAAATGGGTTGGAACGTTATTTGCCTTGAAG GTTATCCAGATGACCATACAAGAGGAAATACGTAAACAAATTGTGCAGgaactaaaaataaatcaagGATCACAATGCCCCAATGTTGTAGTTTGCTATCATTCTTTCTATCATAACGGAGTTATTTCTCTTGTGTTAGAATACATGGATCGCGGGTCTTTGACAGATATAATTAGACAAGTTAAAACGATCCTCGAACCATACCTTGCAGTTGTCTGTAAGCAG GTTTTGCAGGGTCTTGTGTATTTGCACAACGAAAGACATGTAATTCATAGGGACATTAAACCATCCAACCTGCTGGTTAACCACAAAGGGGAAGTAAAGATAACAGATTTTGGTGTGAGTGCAATGCTGGCCAATTCGATGGGTCAAAGGGATACATTTGTTGGTACTTACAATTACATGGCA CCTGAAAGAATCAGTGGAAGCACTTATGACTACAAGAGTGATATTTGGAGTTTGGGAATGGTAATTATGGAGTGTGCTATAGGACGTTTTCCATACATCCAAACTGAAGAACATCAAGCTTGGCCAAGCTTTTACGAGCTTTTGGAGGCCATTGTGGGAAGCCCACCACCTTCTGCTCCACCGGATCAGTTCTCCCCTGAGTTCTGCTCATTTGTATCATCCTG CATCCAAAAGGACCCTCAAGATAGATTGCCAGCTCTGGACCTTCTG AATCACCCATTCATCAAGAAGTTTGAGGATAAGGACATTGATCTTGGGATTCTGGTTGGTAGCTTGGAACCTCCTGTAAATTTTCCCAGATAA